In Synechococcus sp. PCC 6312, one genomic interval encodes:
- a CDS encoding sugar phosphate nucleotidyltransferase gives MKAMILAAGKGTRVRPITYTIPKPMIPILQKPVMEFLVELLRQHGFTEIMVNVSHLAHEIEEYFQDGQRFGVQIAYSFEGYIEDGKLVGKALGSAGGMKRIQDFNPFFDDTFVVLCGDALIDLDLTKAVAWHRQKGALATIILRDVSREEVSSYGVVVTDAEHRIKAFQEKPNVEDALSTLINTGIYIFEPEILDLIPSGVEYDIGSQLFPKLVEMGAPFFGLTMDFEWVDIGKVPDYWQAVRSVLAGQVANVQIPGREVAPNIYTGINVAVNWDKVNIQGPVYIGGMTRIEDGVTIIGPTMIGPNCCVCSGAVVDNCVIFEYSRLGAGIRLVDKLVFGRYCVDKNGTTIDVRAAALDWLITDSRQTERMDAPVDLFGSEDA, from the coding sequence ATGAAAGCAATGATTTTGGCCGCAGGGAAAGGAACGCGGGTTCGCCCCATCACCTACACAATTCCCAAGCCAATGATCCCAATTCTGCAAAAGCCAGTGATGGAGTTTTTGGTGGAATTACTGCGGCAACACGGCTTTACGGAAATTATGGTCAATGTCAGCCACTTGGCCCACGAAATTGAAGAATATTTCCAGGATGGGCAGCGGTTTGGAGTGCAGATTGCCTATTCCTTTGAGGGCTATATTGAGGACGGCAAGCTGGTGGGTAAGGCCTTAGGTTCGGCTGGAGGCATGAAACGGATTCAGGATTTTAACCCGTTTTTTGATGATACGTTTGTGGTGCTGTGTGGGGATGCCCTGATTGATTTAGATTTAACCAAAGCCGTGGCCTGGCACCGTCAAAAAGGAGCCCTTGCGACAATTATTTTGCGAGATGTCTCCAGGGAGGAAGTCTCCAGTTATGGGGTTGTGGTTACAGATGCCGAACATCGGATCAAGGCCTTTCAGGAAAAACCCAATGTCGAAGACGCTCTGAGTACGCTGATCAATACGGGGATTTATATCTTTGAACCGGAGATTTTAGATTTAATTCCCTCGGGTGTAGAGTATGACATTGGCAGCCAACTGTTTCCCAAACTTGTGGAGATGGGCGCGCCCTTTTTCGGACTGACGATGGACTTTGAGTGGGTTGATATTGGTAAAGTCCCGGATTATTGGCAGGCGGTGCGGAGTGTTTTAGCGGGCCAGGTTGCTAATGTGCAAATCCCAGGCCGGGAGGTGGCTCCGAATATTTATACCGGGATCAATGTAGCAGTCAATTGGGACAAGGTGAATATCCAAGGGCCGGTTTATATTGGCGGCATGACCCGGATTGAGGATGGAGTGACAATTATTGGCCCGACCATGATTGGCCCCAATTGCTGTGTTTGCAGTGGCGCAGTTGTAGATAACTGTGTAATCTTTGAATATTCCCGTCTCGGGGCTGGGATCCGGTTGGTGGATAAGTTGGTGTTTGGGCGTTATTGCGTGGATAAAAATGGGACGACTATTGATGTGCGCGCAGCAGCCTTGGATTGGTTGATCACCGATTCCCGCCAAACAGAACGCATGGATGCCCCAGTTGACTTATTTGGGTCTGAAGACGCTTGA
- a CDS encoding RidA family protein, with the protein MNGHTTLKEIIRTDAAPAPVGPYNQAIRATGSLLFVAGQIPLDPKTGGLVGGEDVAAQTKQVMANLEAILLEAGLAWENVVKTTVFLADLADFVAMNDVYAQYFAEGHAPARACVEVARLPKDVRVEIDCIAVSPQA; encoded by the coding sequence ATGAATGGTCATACCACCTTGAAAGAAATTATTCGGACTGATGCGGCTCCGGCCCCCGTTGGCCCCTATAACCAAGCGATTCGGGCCACAGGCTCATTGCTTTTTGTTGCTGGGCAGATCCCCTTAGATCCCAAGACAGGGGGCCTGGTTGGCGGAGAGGATGTGGCAGCCCAAACAAAACAAGTGATGGCGAACCTCGAAGCAATTTTGCTGGAAGCGGGCCTGGCCTGGGAGAATGTCGTCAAAACAACGGTTTTCCTTGCCGATCTAGCCGACTTTGTGGCGATGAACGATGTCTATGCCCAATATTTTGCTGAAGGCCATGCTCCGGCCCGGGCCTGTGTGGAAGTGGCACGGTTGCCTAAAGATGTGCGGGTTGAGATTGATTGCATTGCGGTTAGTCCCCAGGCCTGA
- a CDS encoding DUF3536 domain-containing protein, with the protein MVQSFFASTSSDPAFSITNASAPNSLQATGIYITIHGHFYQPPRENPYLEAVEHQPSASPFHDWNERIYHECYRPNAFARIFNDRGDVIDIVNNYEYLSFNIGPTLFSWLERYDLEVYQRIIAADRASCQRLNGHGNAIAQVYNHIILPLANHQDKVTQIRWGKADFQQRFGREPEGMWLAEAAVDYPTLEVLIQEGIKFIVLAPSQALRCRPRPSQNNPDPAWYEVAGCQIDPNRPYRCFLPAGNPETDFIDVFFYDGPISRDMGFSDLLNSSQFLAGRLGQAVRHDHRELQLISVATDGETFGHHKKDAEKALAYALKVEFPQRGWQVSNYAHYLSLQSPTWEVVLKPVTAWSCAHGVDRWQADCGCGGGGAWHQRWRQPLRESLNWLRDELTEIYETLAAEFFTDGWAARNAYIEVIQDRSPERLDQFFHAWQQHPLTANERVDALRLLEMQRYGLLMFTSCGWFFEEISRPEGVQILRYAARALELAADVSGVQLEAEFSQRLAEAPSNVEIFGNGAGVYQQLVKPSQISLQQVAAHYGMNSLFTNYPTQHHLYCYDIVQDDYLRQQMGNLTLAIGQITLTSDVTRESQALVMAVLHMGGWDFHCCLKPFQGRADYAETKAHLLNALQQGSTAKVVLTLTQAFGDTAFGLNDLFAEDRHRLMHALTQTTLNRLDQLYSQVYRDNYGILMGFQRDGLGVPQELQVAASVALTHQAKVALKSVEQELADPQNLPSNNLPQYLIQLETIAEEARVLGCSLNLGPESQHLEQQILQVLWHLFHNFQPDRLIALVPLLGQIITIAHRLGLTLNLEPMQELYFQTLKTLFTPAGDHPLLLTLTPKANHYLLQLGPLLRVDVSWISVCLR; encoded by the coding sequence ATGGTTCAGTCTTTTTTTGCTTCCACATCCTCTGATCCGGCTTTCTCCATCACCAATGCATCCGCCCCAAATTCCCTCCAGGCCACCGGCATCTACATCACCATTCATGGCCACTTCTACCAACCCCCCCGAGAAAACCCCTACCTGGAAGCGGTTGAACATCAACCCAGTGCCAGCCCTTTTCATGATTGGAACGAGCGGATTTATCACGAGTGTTACCGCCCCAATGCTTTTGCCCGGATTTTTAATGATCGGGGGGATGTAATTGATATTGTCAACAACTATGAATATCTCAGCTTTAATATTGGCCCAACCCTGTTTAGTTGGCTAGAACGGTATGACCTTGAGGTCTATCAGCGGATTATTGCCGCCGATCGGGCCAGTTGTCAGCGCTTGAATGGTCACGGGAACGCCATCGCCCAAGTCTATAACCACATTATTTTGCCCTTGGCCAATCACCAAGATAAGGTCACGCAAATTCGCTGGGGGAAAGCCGATTTTCAACAACGGTTTGGCCGGGAACCTGAGGGGATGTGGCTGGCTGAAGCAGCAGTAGATTACCCCACGTTAGAAGTCTTGATCCAAGAAGGGATTAAATTTATTGTCCTCGCTCCGTCCCAGGCCCTGCGCTGTCGGCCCCGCCCGAGTCAAAACAATCCCGACCCGGCCTGGTATGAGGTTGCCGGTTGCCAAATTGATCCGAACCGCCCCTACCGTTGTTTTCTCCCCGCTGGTAACCCGGAAACGGATTTTATTGATGTATTTTTCTATGACGGGCCAATTTCACGGGATATGGGCTTCAGTGACTTGCTCAATAGCTCCCAATTCTTAGCCGGACGTTTAGGCCAGGCCGTGCGCCATGATCATCGGGAATTGCAACTCATTTCCGTGGCCACCGATGGAGAAACTTTCGGCCATCACAAAAAAGATGCAGAAAAAGCCCTGGCCTATGCCCTCAAGGTCGAATTTCCCCAACGGGGCTGGCAGGTGAGTAATTATGCTCATTATCTCAGCTTGCAGTCTCCCACCTGGGAAGTGGTCTTAAAACCCGTCACGGCCTGGAGTTGCGCCCACGGGGTCGATCGTTGGCAGGCCGATTGTGGTTGCGGCGGGGGCGGGGCCTGGCATCAACGGTGGCGGCAACCCTTACGGGAGAGTCTGAACTGGTTACGGGATGAACTAACGGAGATCTATGAAACCCTAGCGGCGGAATTTTTTACGGATGGTTGGGCCGCCCGGAATGCTTACATTGAAGTGATTCAGGATCGCTCCCCAGAACGTCTCGACCAATTTTTCCACGCCTGGCAACAGCACCCTTTAACGGCCAATGAACGGGTAGATGCCCTGCGCCTTTTGGAAATGCAACGCTATGGCCTGCTGATGTTTACCAGTTGTGGCTGGTTTTTTGAGGAAATCTCCCGTCCCGAAGGAGTGCAAATTCTTCGCTATGCAGCCCGCGCCTTGGAATTGGCCGCCGATGTTTCCGGGGTGCAGTTAGAAGCCGAATTTAGCCAACGCTTGGCGGAGGCCCCCAGCAATGTTGAAATCTTTGGCAACGGGGCCGGAGTTTATCAGCAACTGGTGAAACCTTCGCAAATTAGCCTGCAACAGGTAGCAGCCCACTACGGCATGAATTCTCTCTTCACCAATTACCCCACTCAACATCACCTCTATTGCTATGACATTGTTCAAGATGACTATCTCCGTCAGCAAATGGGCAACCTTACCCTGGCCATTGGACAGATTACCCTGACCTCAGACGTAACCCGAGAATCCCAGGCCCTGGTCATGGCTGTTCTCCACATGGGGGGGTGGGACTTCCATTGCTGCTTAAAACCTTTTCAAGGACGAGCCGACTATGCCGAAACCAAAGCCCATCTGCTTAATGCTCTCCAACAGGGCAGCACCGCTAAAGTCGTTTTAACCTTAACTCAGGCCTTTGGCGACACTGCATTTGGCCTGAATGATCTGTTTGCGGAAGACCGTCACCGCTTGATGCATGCCCTGACCCAAACCACCCTTAACCGTCTCGATCAACTTTATAGCCAGGTCTATCGGGACAATTACGGGATTCTCATGGGCTTTCAACGGGATGGACTCGGAGTGCCCCAGGAGTTGCAAGTGGCTGCCAGCGTCGCACTCACTCACCAGGCCAAGGTTGCCCTAAAGTCCGTGGAGCAGGAACTTGCTGATCCCCAAAACTTACCGAGTAACAACCTCCCCCAGTATTTAATTCAATTAGAGACGATTGCGGAAGAGGCCCGGGTACTTGGCTGTAGCTTAAACTTAGGCCCCGAATCTCAGCATCTGGAGCAACAAATTCTCCAAGTCCTCTGGCATCTCTTCCACAATTTCCAACCGGATCGTCTGATTGCTTTAGTCCCCTTGCTCGGTCAAATCATTACCATTGCCCATCGGCTGGGTCTGACTTTGAACTTAGAGCCAATGCAGGAACTCTATTTCCAAACCCTCAAAACCCTGTTCACCCCGGCTGGAGATCACCCTTTACTCTTGACTTTAACCCCCAAGGCAAATCACTACCTATTGCAGCTTGGCCCCCTGTTGCGGGTAGATGTTAGCTGGATTAGCGTTTGCTTGAGATAG
- a CDS encoding Fic family protein, producing the protein MTAYTSLGSLSPRQFETVAILKKLATTSRKLAELKGIAGTIPNQSILINTLALQEAKDSSAIENIITTHDELFKDDLLPDDQHSLAGKEVLRYREALRVGFEAVQATGLLTLNHILNIQATLEHNRAGFRKVPSTVLKDNFGHVVYAPPPPDVVPEMMGELERFMNEEPIFITDPLIKMAIIHHQFESIHPFYDGNGRTGRIINVLYLVKEGLLDIPVLYLSRSIVRTKADYYCLLQRVRDKNLWEDWILYMLTAVEETATQTIETILAIKALLLEMKHHIRKQYKFYSQDLINNLFKHPYTKIEFVQRDLNVTRLTATKYLNELVSGGFLEKRKIGRSNFYINTALYQILTGESL; encoded by the coding sequence ATGACAGCTTACACATCGTTGGGAAGTCTTTCGCCCAGACAATTTGAGACCGTGGCGATCTTGAAGAAGTTGGCAACGACCAGTCGGAAGCTGGCGGAACTCAAAGGTATTGCTGGAACAATCCCCAATCAAAGTATTTTAATCAATACATTAGCTCTGCAAGAGGCAAAAGATAGTTCAGCCATCGAAAATATCATCACGACCCATGATGAGCTATTCAAGGATGATCTCTTGCCGGATGACCAACACAGCTTAGCCGGGAAAGAAGTATTACGTTACCGTGAGGCCCTGCGAGTTGGGTTTGAAGCCGTGCAAGCCACTGGACTCCTGACGCTGAATCACATTTTGAACATCCAGGCCACGCTAGAGCATAACCGGGCTGGGTTTCGCAAAGTTCCAAGCACAGTCCTGAAGGATAATTTTGGTCATGTGGTTTATGCGCCACCCCCGCCAGATGTGGTTCCAGAGATGATGGGCGAGTTAGAGCGGTTTATGAATGAGGAGCCGATTTTTATCACTGATCCGCTGATTAAGATGGCGATTATTCATCATCAGTTTGAGAGTATTCACCCGTTTTACGATGGCAATGGTCGGACGGGACGGATTATCAATGTCTTATATCTGGTTAAAGAAGGATTATTGGATATTCCGGTCTTATATCTCAGTCGGTCTATTGTTCGGACTAAGGCCGATTACTATTGTCTGCTACAACGGGTGCGAGATAAAAACCTTTGGGAAGACTGGATACTCTATATGCTCACGGCTGTTGAAGAAACTGCAACACAGACGATTGAGACGATTTTAGCGATCAAGGCTTTGTTATTAGAAATGAAGCATCACATCCGCAAACAGTATAAGTTTTATAGCCAAGACTTAATCAATAATCTGTTTAAGCATCCCTATACCAAAATTGAGTTTGTCCAAAGAGATTTGAATGTGACAAGACTAACGGCGACTAAGTATTTGAACGAACTGGTTTCAGGAGGGTTTCTGGAAAAACGCAAAATTGGTCGCTCTAATTTTTATATCAATACCGCTCTTTATCAAATTTTGACTGGAGAGAGTTTATAG
- a CDS encoding YbjN domain-containing protein translates to MRNIESDSPTAHPLAKFINHLEFAGYRVQEQGEDWVLNLHPRKTNLFLKQIDNRGILVSTIYGAKQNIGRPDLLEFINSLNAQLLFMKLYLTDEDLIRLETFFEGDYDRTNFSILLENIDLDMQTFLSHELLHSYVE, encoded by the coding sequence ATGAGAAACATTGAAAGTGACAGCCCAACTGCTCATCCTTTGGCAAAATTTATAAATCACTTGGAATTCGCTGGATACCGGGTTCAAGAACAAGGAGAAGATTGGGTACTAAATTTACATCCAAGAAAAACCAACTTATTTCTTAAACAAATTGATAATCGTGGCATTCTTGTTAGTACAATTTACGGAGCAAAACAAAATATTGGTCGGCCTGATCTTTTGGAATTTATTAATTCTTTGAATGCTCAACTTTTATTTATGAAGCTATATCTCACGGATGAAGACTTAATCCGTCTCGAAACTTTTTTTGAAGGAGATTATGATCGAACAAATTTCTCGATTCTTTTAGAAAATATCGATCTTGATATGCAAACATTTCTTAGTCATGAACTTTTGCACTCTTACGTTGAATAA
- a CDS encoding helix-turn-helix domain-containing protein, which yields MTYKRLTNDEKAAIVVAYGQGESIKALATQFSVSENTIRRTIKSGDGESHPVAPPSPPVKPLPQIVTPSPTFSVATPEPTPEVPPTTSKPLIRRRRSAPGQPEVVVPIPPATEAVSIGVSTLQALPEPLTRVYPALEIDSEEEEEDDLSGLAGEDLEDFADDDFEDEIEEEETDNPDDPTEAAEMLAEDASPAEIAIYPLDAAVLPRPCYLVIDTRSELLARPLGEFRGLGHASLDEEQQKTLPIFESRAVALRFSQRNQRIYKNSDSILRKTVVKVPDGNVLRKTTSYLQGKGITRLLIHGQVYALE from the coding sequence ATGACCTACAAACGGCTAACCAACGACGAAAAAGCAGCAATTGTGGTGGCCTATGGTCAAGGAGAATCCATCAAGGCACTGGCGACTCAGTTTAGTGTGAGTGAAAATACAATTCGCCGCACGATTAAGTCTGGAGATGGCGAATCTCATCCGGTTGCCCCGCCCTCTCCACCCGTAAAGCCGCTTCCCCAAATTGTCACCCCCAGCCCCACCTTCTCCGTAGCTACGCCGGAACCCACCCCTGAAGTTCCCCCAACCACATCTAAACCCTTGATTCGCCGTAGGCGTTCCGCGCCTGGCCAACCAGAAGTTGTCGTTCCTATCCCTCCAGCGACCGAAGCTGTATCCATTGGGGTATCCACCCTCCAAGCCCTACCTGAGCCTCTGACAAGGGTCTATCCCGCTCTTGAGATCGACAGTGAGGAGGAGGAAGAGGATGATCTGAGTGGGTTGGCAGGGGAAGATTTAGAGGACTTTGCCGATGATGATTTTGAAGACGAGATCGAAGAGGAGGAGACCGATAACCCTGATGATCCGACTGAAGCGGCAGAAATGCTGGCAGAAGACGCGAGTCCGGCGGAAATTGCCATTTATCCCTTAGATGCAGCCGTTCTGCCACGGCCGTGCTACTTAGTAATTGACACCCGCTCTGAGTTATTGGCCCGTCCCTTGGGAGAGTTCCGGGGTCTGGGGCACGCCAGCCTTGATGAAGAGCAACAAAAAACATTACCGATTTTTGAAAGTCGGGCGGTGGCACTCCGGTTTTCCCAGCGGAATCAGCGCATTTACAAAAACTCAGACAGCATTCTGCGAAAAACGGTTGTTAAGGTTCCCGATGGCAATGTCCTGCGGAAAACCACCTCCTATCTCCAAGGAAAGGGGATTACTCGTCTGTTGATTCATGGCCAAGTCTATGCCCTAGAGTAG
- a CDS encoding Uma2 family endonuclease, producing the protein MTAILSKPPYTVEDYFSLEAEAEVTDGLRREYRHGEIVCMTGGTPEHNKVAGALYAVLWFSLRKKSYSIFITNQRLWVPEFKVYTYPDVMVIADPVVLQDNRRDTVTNPLLIAEVLSDSTSPYDRGDKFAAYRTIPTFQEYLVIDQARPYVEQFVKQADHQWLFTDHSGLDTSIKLVSVGVEIALADLYESVLGD; encoded by the coding sequence ATGACAGCTATCCTATCCAAACCTCCTTATACCGTTGAGGACTACTTCTCCCTAGAAGCTGAGGCGGAAGTGACGGATGGCCTGCGCCGGGAATATCGCCATGGAGAAATTGTGTGCATGACGGGAGGTACACCGGAACACAACAAAGTGGCGGGGGCGTTGTATGCAGTGTTGTGGTTTAGTTTGCGGAAGAAATCCTACAGCATTTTCATTACGAATCAACGGTTATGGGTTCCAGAGTTTAAGGTCTATACCTACCCTGATGTGATGGTGATTGCTGATCCGGTGGTGTTACAAGATAACCGCAGAGATACGGTAACAAATCCCCTCTTGATTGCTGAGGTGTTGTCGGATTCAACCAGTCCCTATGACCGGGGCGATAAGTTTGCCGCTTATCGGACGATTCCCACATTTCAGGAATATTTGGTCATTGACCAGGCCAGGCCCTATGTGGAGCAATTTGTGAAGCAAGCGGATCATCAATGGTTATTCACTGACCACAGTGGGCTGGATACCTCAATCAAGTTAGTCTCTGTTGGGGTAGAGATTGCGTTGGCTGACCTTTATGAATCTGTGTTGGGTGACTAA
- a CDS encoding DUF3370 domain-containing protein produces MLSLALPLRAFAQTTPPPETILQPQKVLPLPGGLDQVRVFNSNSPEVVSQAGILLSTFPPQGMATPTAHLNTRFQGRFDIFAHHIAKPATPEDLRTLYLGVIAQNPTHKPVTINILQAASYVSQPDAPFIPLPEVQNNDSGMIYAGPGDRVMTEILRGQRQAIFPAQVVIPPQSSAMLLNLPISVKELTPPLNGRSALLRLRSNGPVYLASLGLYAQQDAQGQENPPTLSDWQALLKTGALVTPRDKPPSVPGRPGPIIYSRVAGVGVGSRWYNQTTKLEIPRPGERFSFPLSTVIGGTLGTGQVQAAPLIARYPDTAYQAHGNYGIEYDLNFPLFNPTNQPQAITLTLQSPVKTNAAEPGLRFLNPPPNRIFFRGTVRLRYRDDAGTPQSQSFHLVQKQGQQGLALLRLTLQPQETRLVQVNFLYPPDATPVQVLTFTTGNKN; encoded by the coding sequence ATGCTGAGTCTGGCTCTACCGTTGCGCGCGTTCGCCCAAACCACCCCACCCCCAGAAACGATTCTCCAACCCCAAAAGGTTTTGCCACTACCAGGGGGCCTGGATCAGGTCAGGGTGTTCAATAGCAACAGTCCAGAAGTGGTATCTCAAGCAGGGATTTTACTTTCAACCTTTCCGCCCCAAGGCATGGCTACCCCCACTGCCCACTTGAACACCCGTTTTCAAGGCCGATTTGATATTTTTGCCCACCACATTGCCAAGCCTGCAACACCAGAGGATTTACGGACGCTCTATTTGGGGGTCATTGCCCAAAACCCAACCCATAAACCAGTGACGATCAACATCCTCCAGGCCGCGAGTTATGTTAGCCAACCCGATGCACCGTTTATTCCCTTGCCGGAAGTTCAAAATAATGATTCAGGGATGATCTATGCCGGGCCTGGGGATCGGGTGATGACGGAGATTCTCCGGGGCCAACGCCAAGCCATCTTTCCCGCCCAAGTAGTAATTCCGCCCCAAAGCAGTGCCATGTTGCTCAACTTGCCAATTTCCGTTAAAGAACTGACTCCACCCTTGAATGGTCGCTCGGCCCTCCTCAGGCTTCGCAGCAATGGTCCGGTCTATTTGGCCAGTTTGGGACTCTATGCCCAGCAAGATGCTCAAGGCCAGGAGAATCCCCCCACTCTTTCTGATTGGCAAGCCCTGCTCAAAACTGGTGCTCTTGTCACCCCTCGAGATAAACCGCCGTCTGTTCCAGGCCGGCCTGGGCCGATTATTTACAGTCGTGTGGCGGGCGTGGGTGTCGGCTCTCGTTGGTACAATCAAACAACAAAACTTGAAATTCCCAGGCCGGGTGAGCGATTTTCCTTTCCTTTAAGCACAGTGATTGGGGGCACATTGGGGACTGGCCAGGTGCAAGCGGCCCCCCTAATTGCTCGTTACCCCGACACTGCCTACCAGGCCCACGGCAACTATGGGATTGAATACGACCTCAATTTCCCCTTATTTAACCCGACAAATCAGCCCCAAGCCATTACCCTCACCCTGCAAAGCCCAGTCAAAACCAATGCCGCCGAGCCTGGCCTGAGGTTTCTGAATCCACCCCCGAATCGGATCTTTTTCCGGGGAACCGTCCGCCTCCGTTATCGGGATGATGCCGGAACCCCCCAAAGTCAATCGTTCCATCTGGTTCAGAAACAGGGACAACAGGGGCTAGCGTTGCTGAGGCTCACCTTACAACCCCAAGAAACGCGCCTGGTACAAGTGAATTTTCTGTATCCCCCCGATGCAACTCCGGTACAGGTTTTAACCTTCACCACTGGGAATAAAAATTAA